One Candidatus Nanosynbacter featherlites genomic region harbors:
- a CDS encoding ComEC/Rec2 family competence protein, whose protein sequence is MTIRNLTRELHISWLVAAWCLGLTVGVIAIHHVPRSTVFDWRTLVLGLGLMAVVMVWRWRALMIVALIAGGLVGLWRGELGRTGLEAYDSLIGKTAVIQGRVLEDPDIDKKGKTVLRLSDLRINGERLAGQLWVVTADKRSIKRSDIVQIQGKLTAGFGAFSASMYRAKIGSVERPVPGDVAVGVRDWFAERVRKHIPESESALGLGFLLGLRRAMPTELSDNLKIAGLTHIVVASGYNLTILVRLARRLFAKRSKYLAMLSAATMILGFMAVTGLSPSMSRAGLVAGLSLAAWYYGRTIHPLVLLPVSAAITLMVNPQFGWGDLGWQLSFASFTGVIILAPLLHKYFFGDKEPGTFRQILVETLSAQLATLPLLMMSFGVVSNVALIANMLILPFVPLAMLLTFASGVLAVVPMIGAAIALPTTWLLSYMIQAANWLASLEWAQMEVNITWWQCGVMYVMMIGAMWWMKRQTKLNLGKVNIVE, encoded by the coding sequence CGGACTTTGGTGCTCGGGTTAGGATTAATGGCTGTGGTGATGGTCTGGCGATGGCGGGCGTTGATGATTGTGGCACTTATCGCTGGTGGCTTGGTGGGCTTGTGGCGCGGTGAGCTGGGTCGAACCGGCTTGGAGGCGTACGATTCGCTGATTGGCAAAACCGCCGTTATTCAGGGCCGTGTTTTGGAAGATCCTGACATCGACAAGAAAGGGAAAACGGTATTGCGACTGAGTGATTTACGGATCAATGGCGAGAGATTGGCAGGACAACTATGGGTGGTGACGGCTGACAAGCGTTCCATTAAACGCAGTGACATCGTCCAGATACAGGGAAAATTGACGGCGGGATTTGGGGCTTTTTCGGCGAGTATGTATCGGGCGAAAATTGGCAGCGTTGAGCGTCCAGTTCCTGGCGACGTGGCGGTCGGAGTGCGCGACTGGTTTGCCGAGCGAGTGCGCAAGCATATTCCAGAGTCTGAGTCGGCGTTGGGTTTGGGATTTTTGTTGGGGCTACGGCGAGCCATGCCGACGGAACTGAGCGATAATTTGAAGATTGCTGGACTGACGCACATCGTGGTGGCTAGCGGTTATAATTTGACGATTTTAGTGCGACTGGCACGGCGGTTATTTGCCAAACGGTCAAAATATTTGGCAATGCTCAGTGCGGCAACGATGATCCTTGGTTTCATGGCGGTGACGGGCTTGAGCCCGAGCATGTCGCGGGCTGGGCTGGTGGCGGGCCTGAGTTTGGCAGCCTGGTATTATGGCCGGACGATTCATCCGCTGGTGCTGCTGCCAGTCTCGGCGGCGATTACGCTGATGGTCAATCCACAATTTGGCTGGGGTGATTTGGGTTGGCAACTGAGCTTCGCGTCGTTTACGGGCGTGATCATCCTGGCGCCGCTGCTGCACAAGTATTTCTTTGGTGATAAAGAACCTGGAACGTTTCGGCAAATTCTGGTTGAGACGCTGTCGGCGCAGCTTGCGACACTGCCGCTGTTGATGATGAGCTTCGGCGTGGTTAGTAATGTAGCGCTGATCGCTAATATGCTGATTTTGCCGTTCGTGCCGCTGGCGATGTTGCTGACGTTTGCATCGGGCGTACTAGCCGTAGTACCGATGATTGGCGCGGCCATTGCCCTGCCGACAACCTGGCTGCTGAGCTATATGATTCAGGCGGCCAACTGGCTGGCGAGCCTGGAATGGGCGCAGATGGAGGTGAATATCACCTGGTGGCAATGCGGTGTGATGTATGTGATGATGATTGGCGCCATGTGGTGGATGAAGAGGCAGACAAAATTGAACCTGGGGAAGGTGAACATTGTCGAATGA